TGCTCATTGAGATTCATGAAGTCGATTTTCCAATATGATAATGCGAATAGGAAGGTTAGCGCTGTTAGTGGTGCTGTTAGTTGTTATTTCTTGCAAAAATAAAACCGATCCGCAACCGGTGATTGAGGCGCATATTGTGAAGCTGGGCGGAATTTTGGGGCAACAGGTTTATCCTCCCCAAAATAATCCGGTATTCTCAGTCGCAGAAAGTGCTTCCATGGCACTGATCACGCCTCAGGAAGTTGATAGTATCGAAACTTATTTTATCAATTCATCAATGGGGGCGTGGCTCTTCATATTGGGCGACCAGGATTCGGGCACCTATACAATTTACTCGTGGGGTTTTGATAACGGCAAGATCAAGTTTGATATACAGAATTACACTCCGGAGGGTCATACTAGAAGATCATATGTCTGGATCTGCGAGTAAATGGTAAAACGGCCGGGTTTTGTCTTTACTATATAGCTCAATTATTAAACAGGAATATCAATGAATTCGAGAAGATCTTTTGTCAGGAAAGGGTTTGCAGGAATGCTGGCGGGCACTGTGTTGTCTTTGCAGGAAAGCAATGCCAGTTCGGTTTTTGAAAAGAAGCAGGATACGTTCAAGCTGGGAGTCGCCGGGTTTAGCTTTGTCAATTTCAAGCTCGACGAGGCGCTTGCGATGATGAAGCGGACCGATGTACATTATTTGTGCATTAAGGATTTTCATTTGCCATACAATAGTACCGCAGAACAGATCATGGCTTTTCATGAAAAACTGAAAGAGTCGGGCGTGACCGGGTATGCAGTCGGGCCTATCTATACCAAAACACACAAGGATATTGATAATGCATTCGATTATGCAAAGCGGGTTGGCGTGAAGCTGATTGTCGGTATCCCAAATCACGAAGATCTGGCCTATGTGGATCAGAAGGTGAAGGAATACGATATTCGTTATGCAATCCATAACCATGGGCCGGAAGATAAGTTGTACCCCAACGCAGCTTCTATTTATGAGCGCGTAAAAAATTTAGACCCGCGGGTTGGAATTTGTTTTGATATGGGGCACAACAGGAGAGACAATCAGGATTCGGTAGCAGACCTGGGCAAATACTCAAAAAGGATCTTCGATCTTCACCTCAAAAATGTCACGGCAGCTTCAAAAGACGGCAAAGCCTGTGAACTGGGAAGAGGTGTCATCAACATTCCTGCATTCGTCAAAATGCTTAGAAAAAGTAAGTATGATGGGGTATGCAGCCTTGAATATGAGAAAGATATGAAAGATCCGCTGGCTGGTATTGCAGAGTCGGTTGGGTATTTCAAGGGGGTGTGCGATGCAGGTTAAGCATTGAAAAATCGCTTAAAGTGCGGCAAAACCCTATTTTTGCAGATCAAGGTGATCATTTTCATACTATAACAATAACTACTGATGCTTCCAAACGTGCCCTTTGATAAACTTCCTGCGTATAAAAAACTGAAAACGCACCATAAGTCAATATCTCAAAAACACCTGAAGTCGCTCTTCGAAGAAGATGCCGAGCGCGGTAAAAAATTTACGATCCGGCTCGGAGATATACTTGTCGACTATTCGAAAAACCGCATTTCGACCCGTACGAGATCTTACCTGATCCAGCTGGCGGAAGAGGCAGGGCTGGCAGGAGCGATTGAGCAAATGTTTACCGGCGAAAAGATCAATGCCACAGAAGACAGGGCTGTCCTGCACACCGCGTTGAGAAACCGTTCGAACGAAACCGTTCTGGTTCACGGCAAGGATGTAATGCCTGATGTGAATGAGGTGTTGGAAAAAATGAAGGAGTTTTCGGGCAAAGTACGCTCCGGCTCATGGAAAGGGTATTCGGGAAAAGAGATTACCGACGTTGTGAATATCGGGATCGGCGGAAGCGATCTGGGCCCGGTAATGGTGACCGAAGCGCTCAAAGCGTATAGCAAGCCTGGCCTCGAAGTGCATTTTGTGTCAAATGTGGATGGGACGCATATCGCGGAGACGGTTAAAAAGCTGAATCCGGAAACGACCCTCTTTATGATTGCTTCCAAAACATTCACCACGCAGGAAACAATGGCCAATGCCCACAGTGCGCGGACCTGGTTTTTGGATAAAGCAAAAGATGAGAAATTTGTAAAGAAGCATTTTGTCGCGATCTCGACTAACCGCAGCGAGGTAGAGAAGTTCGGGATCGATCCTGAGAATATGTTTGGTTTCTGGGATTGGGTAGGGGGCAGGTATTCCCTATGGTCTGCGATCGGGCTTTCCATTGCCGTTTACATTGGTTTTCAAAATTTTGAGCAGCTGCTTGCGGGCGCCCACGAAATGGACAAGCATTTCCGGACCGCTAAATTCGAGCGGAATATTCCTGTGATTCTTGGTTTGCTGGGTATTTGGTACAATGACTTCTTCGACGCGCAAACCCAGGCCATTTTGCCTTACGATCAGTATCTGCACCGTTTTGCGGCTTATTTTCAGCAGGGGGATATGGAAAGTAATGGTAAAAGCACGGGTCGGGACGGACAGCCTGTCGGTTACCAGACGGGACCAGTAATCTGGGGTGAGCCAGGAACGAACGGGCAGCATGCATTTTACCAATTGATCCACCAGGGTACTAAGCTGATTCCCTGCGACTTTATTGCTCCGGCCATCAGCCACAATCCGTTGGGCGATCATCACAAAATGCTGTTATCCAATTTCTTCGCGCAGACAGAAGCGTTAATGAATGGAAAAACGGATGAAGAAGTACGGGCTGAGCTGAGTGGTACGGGTAAATCGAAAGAAGAAATAGACGCGATTGCGCCTTTTAAGATATTCTCCGGGAATCGTCCTACCAATTCAATTCTGGTCAAGAAAATCACTCCGAAAGTCCTGGGAAGCCTGATCGCGATGTATGAGCACAAAATCTTCGTGCAGGGAATTATCTGGAATATTTACAGTTTCGACCAGTGGGGCGTAGAGTTGGGTAAACAGCTTGCTAACAAAATTTACCCCGAACTGCAAAACGACTGGCCGGTAAGTAATCACGACAGCTCTACGAACGGCTTGATCAATCAATATAAACGTTGGAGGTAACGGTTCAGGATTAAAGTCGTGAACAAATAGCCTATTAATACACCAGCAGCATCTGCCACCGCGTCCCACCAGTCAAACGTGCGGTCGAATGGCAGAAGCTGCTGGTAAAATTCAAGCCCCAATCCGTAAGCCATTCCGAGAAAGATCAATAGTCTTCCATTCTTTGGGAACGCCAGAAGCCACAGAAAAATCCATACTATAAACAGCCCCGCGTGTACGACTTTGTCAAATCCCACGACTGGCGCGGAAGGAATATCCTTACCCGGCCAGGTGCAGGCGGCGAGAATCAGTATGGTCCAAAACCAGGCAATCCAGGGGCGTTTGAAAAGGGCAATAAAAAGCTTCATATTTGCGAAATGTCGTTTAGAAGCTCAAATTTAGGCCCATTTCTTTTTATCCCCTTCGGTTTTATACTGCTGATGAGATTTTTTCAATGCTCAATGCCGAGTTAGCGAAATTTACTAGTCGGTTCATAGATATAGCGCAATGAATCCAGCTCGGGCTTGTAGGTTGCGCTTTTCATTACATTGCTGAGCTCGATGCGATGTGTTTCTCCCTCGCCGTCCGGAATGGCATCCAGGAATGCAGCAAATCCGGATTCTTTATTTATCTGATACCAAAACTGACTCCTTTTTAGCTTTCTATCATAGCGATGTCCATATTGAACCGCCTGCAGTGAATCCGTCTTGTGTAATTTGGAATTGAAGAATGAAAAGATATAATACGGAATCCCCTTATGATAATGAGGTTCATCCAAGCTGTCTTTTTCGGAAATTAGATATTGGACTTCTAGCAACACTTTCTCCGAGATTTTGTTGGGATCCTCCTTTCCACCTTTTTTTCGATAGTCAACTAATATCCAATACCCGGGGTTTTCGCCGTCGGTAGGGCTTCCTACTACTGATTTTGTAAATCTTTCTGGAAAACATCCGACAACAATTGTGGCAGTCAGGATTATAATTATAGATTTCATATGCATCTTGGATCAGTCTAGACAGTACGATGTTTAGGGCTCACATCAATTGTTACCTGAACTTCGCAGTCGGTTCATAGATATAGCGAAGTGAATCCAGCTCCGGCTTGTAATTTGCGCTTTTCATGACGTTGCTGAGCTCAATGCGGTGAGTTTCTGTCTCTTTGCCCAACTTCACATCGAGATATACCACGAAGCCAAATTCCCGGTTAAGCCGATACCAATATTGGCTTCTTTCAAGCTTTCTGTCATACCTATAATCAGATAATTTGGCTTGAATTGAATCTGTCTTTTTTAAAGCAGCATTGAAGAACGAGAAAACAAAATATGGAATTCCTTTCTCGTACAACGGCTCCTGCAAGCTATCCTTTTCAGATATGAATTTCTGCGCTTCTAAAAGCACTTTTCCTTCGGCTTTATGAGGATCCAGGGACTTACCATTTTTTTGATAATCTACCAATATCCAATATCCCGGCTTCTCACCATTGGTCACGTCGCCATTAGGCTCGATCACATATCGTTTTGGGAAACAACCGCACATGGTTGTTAAAATTAGTATGAACACGAAAACTTTCACGATTATATGGCTTATGGTTGAACAATGTAAGCTCTCATATTCTGGCTATTGTATAGGGTACCGCCTCCAACAATCCCGGTGTAAGCAAACCACGTATGATTCTCTGATACGTCTCCCCATCCCCAATTCATTTGATAGTATACTGAGTGATTTTCATAGCAAAACCCATTTTGATCATTGAAAATAGCGTACAAGTCCCGAATCCCATCCATGACCCAAATGTGCTGATTAGCTGCACAGGCGGCGCAGTTAGATCCGAATACGATAACAGGCCTCAGCGCTCGCAGTTCGGTGCTTATCATCCCGATGTTGGAGAAGAATTCTTTATCGAAGGAAGTATATCCCCTGTTCGAGAAGAAATTATCAATGTGCCCGGGGATATTCCAGGTCTGGCAGCCAGATCCGGAGAGCGGAATACCTAGCCCAGGAACCAACGTATTATACACTGCGTCCAGATCTTTACCGGTATCTCGTAAAAGATGAGCTAAATCAATATGGTTTGGATTTACAGGAATGCAGTTTTTTGGCGCGTTTACGGGCATTGCATTAAACATTGATGCCGAGTAAGTATGCCCATTGGTAGTGATTTGCTTATGGTGGTATCTTAACACCTGTGATACTGCAACCGGTCCACAGCCAGTTGGCGCCTTCCCGCAATTATACTGCCCACTACAATTCAATGTATTAACACCAGACGGACAAAAGGCATTATACCCTGTTCCTTGCTGCCATTGGGAGAGCGTATGCGTCAAATGCGCAATCGTCGAATTCGCCGGAATCGGATGAGTTACGAACCATTCGCAGCTGGCTTCGGGTGTGTTGACGGGTTGTTCGCTTGTCCGGCCGCCGTTTGGTGTTCTGCCAAGTTGTTGCCAAAGGTTGACGATGTCGATGTGAGCTTCCTTCTGGGTTTGGACACCTTCAAAATTTTCCCTGATCAGATCAAACCAGAGCTGGATCCCCGGATTGTCTGTCTTTTCATCGAAGTTTCCTTTTTCTGCAAAGGCCAGAACTGGCTTCATTCGTTTGTCGGCGGAAAGGAGCGTAAATCCCTTGTCGTTTTCGTATTCTACAATGTAGAACATCACTTTGCTGTCATTGTTTAAAAAACGTCTTACCCCACTTACAATAAGTTTTTCGCTGTCGCTGGTCCTGGCGTTGCTTTGCATTTGGGCCATTTCCCCACCGGAGAGTAACCTGACGGCTTCTTTTTGGTCGACGAAGAATTGGCTTTTTTGTTCTGTTGGTTCTTTCAGAGTAGGTTCCAACAGATCGTTTTTGGAGCAGGCATTGAGGAGGAAAATGATTGCCGCTAATTTAAAAAGAGAGGGCACTGAAATCCTGATTTTCATTTTCATAGCATGTTTGTT
This Dyadobacter sp. UC 10 DNA region includes the following protein-coding sequences:
- a CDS encoding VanZ family protein is translated as MKLFIALFKRPWIAWFWTILILAACTWPGKDIPSAPVVGFDKVVHAGLFIVWIFLWLLAFPKNGRLLIFLGMAYGLGLEFYQQLLPFDRTFDWWDAVADAAGVLIGYLFTTLILNRYLQRLY
- a CDS encoding C10 family peptidase, which gives rise to MKIRISVPSLFKLAAIIFLLNACSKNDLLEPTLKEPTEQKSQFFVDQKEAVRLLSGGEMAQMQSNARTSDSEKLIVSGVRRFLNNDSKVMFYIVEYENDKGFTLLSADKRMKPVLAFAEKGNFDEKTDNPGIQLWFDLIRENFEGVQTQKEAHIDIVNLWQQLGRTPNGGRTSEQPVNTPEASCEWFVTHPIPANSTIAHLTHTLSQWQQGTGYNAFCPSGVNTLNCSGQYNCGKAPTGCGPVAVSQVLRYHHKQITTNGHTYSASMFNAMPVNAPKNCIPVNPNHIDLAHLLRDTGKDLDAVYNTLVPGLGIPLSGSGCQTWNIPGHIDNFFSNRGYTSFDKEFFSNIGMISTELRALRPVIVFGSNCAACAANQHIWVMDGIRDLYAIFNDQNGFCYENHSVYYQMNWGWGDVSENHTWFAYTGIVGGGTLYNSQNMRAYIVQP
- a CDS encoding sugar phosphate isomerase/epimerase family protein; translation: MNSRRSFVRKGFAGMLAGTVLSLQESNASSVFEKKQDTFKLGVAGFSFVNFKLDEALAMMKRTDVHYLCIKDFHLPYNSTAEQIMAFHEKLKESGVTGYAVGPIYTKTHKDIDNAFDYAKRVGVKLIVGIPNHEDLAYVDQKVKEYDIRYAIHNHGPEDKLYPNAASIYERVKNLDPRVGICFDMGHNRRDNQDSVADLGKYSKRIFDLHLKNVTAASKDGKACELGRGVINIPAFVKMLRKSKYDGVCSLEYEKDMKDPLAGIAESVGYFKGVCDAG
- the pgi gene encoding glucose-6-phosphate isomerase, which encodes MLPNVPFDKLPAYKKLKTHHKSISQKHLKSLFEEDAERGKKFTIRLGDILVDYSKNRISTRTRSYLIQLAEEAGLAGAIEQMFTGEKINATEDRAVLHTALRNRSNETVLVHGKDVMPDVNEVLEKMKEFSGKVRSGSWKGYSGKEITDVVNIGIGGSDLGPVMVTEALKAYSKPGLEVHFVSNVDGTHIAETVKKLNPETTLFMIASKTFTTQETMANAHSARTWFLDKAKDEKFVKKHFVAISTNRSEVEKFGIDPENMFGFWDWVGGRYSLWSAIGLSIAVYIGFQNFEQLLAGAHEMDKHFRTAKFERNIPVILGLLGIWYNDFFDAQTQAILPYDQYLHRFAAYFQQGDMESNGKSTGRDGQPVGYQTGPVIWGEPGTNGQHAFYQLIHQGTKLIPCDFIAPAISHNPLGDHHKMLLSNFFAQTEALMNGKTDEEVRAELSGTGKSKEEIDAIAPFKIFSGNRPTNSILVKKITPKVLGSLIAMYEHKIFVQGIIWNIYSFDQWGVELGKQLANKIYPELQNDWPVSNHDSSTNGLINQYKRWR